One Drechmeria coniospora strain ARSEF 6962 chromosome 01, whole genome shotgun sequence genomic region harbors:
- a CDS encoding calcineurin-like phosphoesterase has translation MDTNMEDVGRVPTDVSPVQNEPAPIPTLDGWIESLMNCKQLPESDVQRLCDKAREVLQEESNVQPVKCPVTVCGDIHGQFHDLMELFKIGGPNPDTNYLFMGDYVDRGYYSVETVTLLVALKIRYPQRITILRGNHESRQITQVYGFYDECLRKYGNANVWKYFTDLFDYLPLTALIDNQIFCLHGGLSPSIDTLDNIRALDRIQEVPHEGPMCDLLWSDPDDRCGWGISPRGAGYTFGQDISEAFNHNNGLTLIARAHQLVMEGYNWSQDRNVVTIFSAPNYCYRCGNQAAIMEIDEHLKYTFLQFDPCPRAGEPMVSRRTPDYFL, from the exons ATGGATACGAACATGGAGGACGTCGGAAGGGTGCCCACCGATGTGTCGCCAGTGCAGAACGAGCCGGCCCCGATCCccaccctcgacggctggATTGAGAGCTTGATGAACTGCAAGCAACTGCCCGAGTCAGACGTCCAGAGGCTCTGCGACAAG GCACGCGAAGTCCTCCAGGAAGAGTCCAACGTGCAGCCAGTG AAATGCCCCGTCACCGTCTGCGGCGACATCCACGGCCAATTTCACGACCTCATGGAGCTCTTCAAGATTGGCGGGCCCAACCCCGACACCAACTACCTCTTCATGG GCGACTACGTCGACCGAGGCTACTACTCGGTCGAAACCGTCACGCTCCTGGTCGCGCTCAAAATTCGATATCCCCAACGCATCACCATCCTGCGGGGCAACCACGAATCTCGGCAAATCACGCAGGTCTACGGCTTCTACGACGAGTGCCTGCGCAAGTACGGCAACGCGAACGTGTGGAAGTACTTCACCGACCTCTTCGACTACCTTCCCCTCACCGCCCTCATCGACAACCAGATCTTCTGTCTGCACGGTGGCCTGTCGCCGAGCATCGACACGCTCGATAACATCCGAGCCCTGGACCGGATCCAGGAGGTGCCCCACGAGGGCCCCATGTGCGACCTCCTCTGGTCCGACCCCGACGACCGTTGCGGCTGGGGCATCTCGCCCCGCGGAGCAGGCTACACCTTTGGCCAGGATATCTCCGAGGCCTTCAACCACAACAACGGTCTGACGCTGATCGCCAGAGCGCACCAGCTCGTCATGGAGGGCTACAATTGGTCTCAGGACCGGAACGTAGTGACCATCTTCTCCG CCCCCAACTACTGTTATCGGTGTGGCAACCAGGCGGCCATCATGGAGATTGACGAGCATCTGAAATACACCTT CCTGCAATTCGACCCTTGCCCGCGAGCAGGCGAGCCCATGGTATCTAGAC GAACACCCGACTACTTCCTTTAA
- a CDS encoding hypothetical protein (related to EXO84 protein, component of non-clathrin vesicle coat), whose product MSEERSKISLRSGKRKGRRPVISSPKQITGPIPHFPGQDAISKAGLMDAGLVDPVPRPRVRQGPAPGGKTSDLVKKRYSTRFNNPPRDFSATAPPLPALPTTDKYEYEYEQKERRLPPSRAGAVPLPDIKALRDPNLVPDQFVSAVLGNATEDQLYEFEQALRKLKSRAAADLQQNLMQNRTQFIKISKEAEKLKDEMRSLRNLMAELKTNTTALRAASMKGDDFSAVSGPSSAAVGLSKRDKRSSVADRSALWNSQVQALYKNVEGSQKFLPNAAGRHVVQNAGPWIELDNATYKSRRAMQIFLLNDHLLVASRKKRKVDAPGADGRGPLVKLVADRCWSLMDIDVVDLLGAGESSAGRNKLADAIMVRCGGQESFIYRTEKADDVEKKTLLLNVRKAVEELRKGLQSEMEANNKTRETINYFASRDPGLLQRTELLETLSSVKDMLIEVDGKQHNLRWVEGEMDELDIDVALQRIEPAVARVEKLKGLARSLKGNAVAQDFINFKVDQRSSKLAAIIVSDIEMTHNEQSRTKRNVGWLTRLGFEDKAREAYIAGRTAIIRRRARQCIFQGDLAVYIWQLSFVYFTIIHNTVRCFQACFPQPIMSVCVKWAREQVDAFNLILARQLSSTQQGGPVWTLCIERAKEHSRKLSEVGLDFEDLVGRSLELEAAAEASRGTVKATGKGTGNGPGKGTGKESGAGKGKVTGKVTGKVMGKNRDAHENGDAHENGDAHENGDAHENGDARKNGDAHENGDSHENGDAR is encoded by the exons atgTCGGAGGAGCGAAGCAAGATATCGCTTCGCAGCGGCAAGCGAAAGGGTCGCCGCCCCGTCATCAGCTCACCGAAGCAGATCACGGGTCCCATTCCCCATTTTCCCGGTCAGGATGCCATTTCCAAGGCGGGCCTGATGGACGCGGGCCTGGTCGATCCAGTACCGAGGCCTCGTGTCCGTCAAGGACCGGCTCCCGGCGGTAAGACGTCGGACCTCGTCAAGAAGCGGTACTCGACGCGCTTCAACAACCCGCCGCGCGACTTCAGCGCGACGGCGCCTCCGCTGCCCGCCCTGCCCACGACggacaagtacgagtacgagtatgAGCAGAAGGAACGGCGGCTGCCACCGTCGCGGGCCGGAGCTGTTCCCCTACCAGACATCAAGGCCCTTCGCGACCCCAACCTCGTGCCGGACCAGttcgtctccgccgtccTGGGCAACGCGACCGAGGACCAGCTCTACGAGTTCGAGCAGGCCCTGCGGAAGCTCAAGAGTCGTGCGGCGGCCGACCTGCAGCAGAACTTGATGCAGAACCGGACCCAGTTCATCAAGATCagcaaggaggccgagaagctcAAGGACGAGATGCGCTCCCTCCGCAACCTCATGGCCGAGCTCAAGACCAACACGACGGCCCTGCGGGCCGCCTCGATGAAGGGCGATGACTTTTCCGCCGTTTCGGGACCcagctccgccgccgtcggcctgagCAAACGAGACAAGCGgagctccgtcgccgacaggAGCGCCCTCTGGAACTCGCAGGTGCAGGCTCTCTACAAGAACGTCGAAGGCTCGCAAAAGTTTCTGcccaacgccgccggccgacaCGTGGTGCAGAATGCGGGCCCCTGGATCGAGCTCGACAACGCGACCTACAAATCCCGCAGGGCGATGCAGATCTTCCTCCTCAACGaccatctcctcgtcgcctcgcgcAAGAAGCGCAAGGTCGATgcccccggcgccgacggccgaggccccctcgtcaagctcgtcgccgaccgcTGCTGGTCCCTCATGGacatcgacgtcgtcgacctgctcggcgccggggagtcgtcggccggccgcaaCAAGCTCGCGGACGCCATCATGGTCCGCTGCGGCGGGCAAGAGTCGTTCATCTACCGCACCGAAAAGGCCGATGACGTGGAGAAGAAGACGCTCCTTTTGAACGTccgcaaggccgtcgaggagctgcgcAAAGGGCTGCAGTCGGAGATGGAGGCCAACAACAAGACGCGCGAGACCATCAACTACTTTGCCTCGCGCGACCCGGGTCTGCTGCAGAGGACGGAGCTGCTGGAGACGCTGTCGAGCGTCAAGGACATGCTCATCGAGGTGGACGGGAAGCAGCACAATCTACGCtgggtcgagggcgagatggacgagctcgacatcGACGTCGCCCTCCAGCGGAtcgagccggccgtggcGCGGGTCGAGAAGCTCAAGGGTCTCGCCCGCAGCCTCAAGggcaacgccgtcgcccaaGACTTTATCAACTTCAAGGTGGACCAGAGGTCGTCCAAGCTGGCGGCCATCATCGTGAGCGACATCGAGATGACGCACAACGAGCAGAGCAGGACGAAGCGAAATGTCGGCTGGCTCACGAGGCTCGGCTTCGAGGACAAGGCCAGGGAAGCGTACATCGCCGGCCGGACCGCCATCATTCGCAGAAGGGCAAG ACAATGCATATTCCAGGGAGACCTCGCCGTCTACATATGGCAGCTCTCGTTTGTCTACTTCACCATCATCCACAACACGGTCCGGTGCTTCCAGGCCTGCTTCCCGCAGCCCATCATGAGCGTCTGCGTCAAATGGGCGAGGGAACAGGTCGATGCCTTCAATCTCATCTTGGCGAGGCAGCTGAGCAGCACCCAACAAGGCGGCCCCGTCTGGACCTTGTGCATCGAAAGGGCCAAGGAGCATTCGAGGAAGCTGTCGGAAGTCGGCCTCGACTTCGAGGACCTTGTCGGACGGAGTCTCGAGCTGGaggctgccgccgaggcaTCGAGAGGTACGGTCAAGGCGACGGGGAAGGGAACGGGAAACGGGCCCGGAAAAGGGACCGGGAAGGAATCGGGGGCGGGGAAAGGGAAGGTGACGGGGAAGGTGACGGGGAAGGTGATGGGGAAG AACCGGGACGCCCATGAGAACGGAGACGCCCACGAGAACGGAGACGCCCACGAGAACGGAGACGCCCACGAGAACGGAGACGCTCGCAAGAACGGAGACGCCCACGAGAACGGAGACTCCCACGAGAACGGAGACGCCCGCTAG